One Ureaplasma urealyticum serovar 8 str. ATCC 27618 genomic window carries:
- the dnaG gene encoding DNA primase: MSKITNNVFLTIRNAVNISDVIQNYIKVIKKGNNYWAICPFHNDTNESLSINDKKQIFKCFACNHAGDVIKFVAEYKKISYALAAQEILQLMNLDLNLLNHLQKISPQEIKKNKVFDLNKQIQKWFINFLNNKNNIHVIDYLAKRNLNKSDLAYFKIGYAPNNDELLNLIKSNYNNLIQENDEFELNKLIENSFLVIDKNGNYHDFFNDRIIFSIYDHLNNVVGFSGRIIASEKTPKYLNTKTTSVFKKDEILYNFHNVITIENNHQLFIVEGFMDVITIHKSNKPNVVATMGVELTNKHLELIKSYGIKDLILCFDNDQAGFLATKKQIMKLINSPFNIFIVDHKDNDCKDMDEYANKHGYSATSKLLDQQLHISEFLLLEISNTNKSTPH; encoded by the coding sequence ATGTCAAAAATAACTAACAATGTTTTTTTAACAATTCGTAATGCTGTAAATATTTCTGATGTTATTCAAAATTACATTAAAGTAATTAAAAAGGGTAATAATTATTGAGCTATTTGTCCATTTCACAATGATACAAATGAATCATTATCAATCAATGATAAAAAACAAATCTTTAAATGTTTTGCTTGTAATCATGCTGGCGATGTAATTAAATTTGTTGCTGAATATAAAAAAATCTCCTATGCTTTAGCAGCACAAGAGATTCTTCAATTAATGAATTTAGATTTAAACTTATTGAATCATTTACAAAAAATTTCTCCACAAGAAATTAAAAAAAATAAAGTTTTTGATTTAAACAAACAAATTCAAAAATGATTTATTAATTTTTTAAATAATAAAAATAATATTCATGTTATTGATTATTTAGCTAAACGAAATTTAAATAAAAGTGATTTAGCATATTTTAAAATTGGTTATGCTCCAAATAATGATGAATTATTGAATTTAATAAAATCTAATTATAATAATTTAATACAAGAAAATGATGAGTTTGAATTAAATAAATTAATAGAAAATTCCTTTTTAGTAATTGATAAGAATGGTAATTACCATGATTTTTTTAATGATCGTATTATTTTTAGTATTTATGATCATCTCAATAATGTTGTTGGTTTTAGCGGACGTATAATTGCAAGTGAGAAAACACCAAAATATTTAAATACTAAAACCACTTCTGTATTTAAAAAAGATGAAATTCTTTATAATTTTCATAATGTTATCACCATTGAAAATAATCATCAGTTATTTATAGTTGAAGGTTTTATGGATGTCATTACAATTCATAAATCTAACAAACCAAACGTCGTAGCAACAATGGGCGTTGAATTAACTAATAAACATTTAGAATTAATTAAAAGCTATGGAATTAAAGATTTAATTTTATGTTTTGATAACGATCAAGCAGGTTTTTTAGCTACTAAAAAACAAATTATGAAACTAATTAATTCTCCATTCAACATTTTTATTGTTGATCATAAAGATAATGATTGTAAAGATATGGATGAATATGCAAATAAGCATGGTTATAGTGCAACAAGTAAGCTATTAGACCAACAACTTCATATTAGTGAATTTTTATTATTAGAAATTAGTAATACAAACAAATCCACCCCTCACTAA